The Halotia branconii CENA392 region TCACGGACGAGAGGACTTGTTTGAGGATGTGGACTTGTCGCGCACGGTAGGCTGGTTTACCAGTATCTTCCCCGTGCTGTTAAAGCTGGAAGCACAAGACGATCTCAAAGAAGTTCTCAAGTCAGTTAAAGAACAACTGCGCCGGATTCCTAACAAGGGTATTGGTTATGGCATCTTGCGTTATTTGAGTATAAATGAGTGTCGTCATCAGTTACAAGCCCTACCCAAAGCCCAGGTGAGCTTTAACTACTTAGGTCAATACGACCAAACCCAGTTAGCCACCTTGGGATGGAAATATGCCCAAGAGTCTAGCGGTTCTATTCACAGTCCTCAAGGACAACGCAGCCACTTAATAACGGTGGATGGTTTAGTGATAGAAGGACGGCTGAAACTGGAATGGTACTACAGCGAGAAATTCCATCGCCGAGAGACTATAGAACATTTGGTGCATGAGTATATAGCAGCGCTAGAAGCTATTATTGCTCACTGCTTATCTCCAGAAGCAGGTGGTTACACTCCTTCAGACTTCCCGGATGTTGAGTTTAGCCAAGAAGCTTTGGACGAACTGTTAGCAGAAATTGAATAAAAACTAAGTTCTAGGAGGTTATCGAACGCTAAACAACTAATAAATCGCTGCCAAAAATATGATGATTACTCAAAAATAACTATGCTGGAATTTCAGATTGAATTTGAGCTTCATATCCCTACTTCAAACAATTTAGTTATAGGTACTTTGGGGCCTGCTGCTACTAGTAGTGACTATGCTTCTCAGTACATAATTAATCAACTAATTTCCGAAGAATTTACGGTATCAAATCAGTTGTTTGATACTTTTTTAGATGTTAAAGAAGCTTTGCTGCAAGACAAGATAGATTTAGCATTGGTTCCTCATGCTTACGACCGAATTAATGAGTTTTATATGGAGCCTGATTTTGAGTTAGGCTTTATTTTTATCTATCCTACTCCCGTTTATGGGCTGGCTAAAAAGAAAGATAAAGAGGCAGTTTTCAACGGTTCGAGAATTGTAACTCATCCAGCACCGCTACCTTTATTAAAACAACTCTTGCCAGATACTCAAGATCAAGCACAAATTAAAGTTGATTTATCTCCTTCTACTAGCGATTGCGCGATGCAAGTCAAGCAAGGGTTAGCCGACTTCGCTATTACTAATGAGAATGCAGCTAAAGTTTACGATTTAGAATTTATTTCTACTTATGGAAATATCCAGATGAGTTGGTCGCTTTTTCAGAAAAAAAGATTAAATTAACAACAAATTATGTCTAAATATTTTCCCCAACCAAAAACTATTATAATTAACTCTAATGTAGAGTTACTCGCCTTTCAATGTGAAGATACCGTTGTGCAGTTAGCTTCTATTCCTCCAAGCGCAACTTTTACATTACATCGACATCCCGAAAGTCAAATAGGAATGCAAATTAAAGGGCGGTTAGAATTTAATCTCAACGGTACAAAAGAAATTCTCGAACCTCTTGAGCAATTGTATGTTGCTGGTGCTAATGTGCTGCATGGTTCTACTAATCCTTTTTCAGAAACAGCATTAGCATTTGATGTAAAACGCATTACAAATTTGAAGGAACCTGAAGAGGCGATTTTAAAAGTTTCACCAATTTTCGATAAAATTACAGGGTTTGAATGTCAGTCTGTGGTTGGTTATTGGTTTGAAATTATTATTACTAAAATTCCTCCTAAAGCAATCATCCCAACTCGCCAAGCTAATGGTGAAAAAATGGGAATAGTCTTGAATGGTAAATTAGTGATCGCCATCCAAGACGAACAGCAACAGTTAGAATATGGTAGCGTTTATTATGCTCCTGCTGAGGCTTTATATGGAGGATATAATGCTTCTAATGAAACTGTAACTTTAATTGAGATTTTGATTAAGCCTTCCTCTTATCTTTCATTTAAAGAAAGTTTTTTAAAGACAGCACTAACTGCTTCCTAAAGGAATATGAATTATGGATTTAGGATTATCACAAAAAGTCGCCTTAGTAACAGGTGCAAGTGCTGGCATAGGTTACACCGTTGCTCAAAAGTTGGCAGTAGAAGGTTGTCATTTAGTAATTTGTGGTAGAAACTCTGACCGATTGGAACAAGCTTATCAAAGTTTGGTTGATTCTTCCACAAAAATTATCTCTATTTGTGCTGATGCTCAAAATGCTGGTGATTCTCAAAAACTAGTCCAAGAAGTTATTACACAATTTGGCAAAATCGATATTTTGGTCAACAATTCTGAAGGAGCAACATTTTCTCTTGAACCAATAGAAAATATCTATGATGCAGATTGGGAAAATGTCTTTGAGCGCAAGTTAATGGGCTATATTCGCATGACTAATCTGGTGCTACCGACGATGAAAAGTCAGCAATGGGGACGGATTATTAATATCATTGGTACATCAGGAAAAGAACCTTCTAGCCGTCTTGTGAAATCTGGGGTAGCGAATGCGGCATTAATGAACTTTACTAAAACTGTGGCGACGCAAGTTGCTAAATGGAATGTGTTAGTTACTGGTGTTAATCCTGGTTTGATTGATACTCCTAGGCATAGAGAATATTTAGAGGTTTTTGCCGAACAGGAAGGAAAGTCTGTTGATGAAATTATCGCCGGAAGTAATAAAATGATTCCGCTTGGTCGGCGTGGTTTGTCTAGTGAGGTGGCAAATTTAGTGGCGTTTTTAGCATCAGAATGTGCCAGTTATATAACGGGTGTGACTATTCCGGTTGATGGGGGATTATCGACATCGGCTTTTTAATTTTATTTATAATCAGTATTTAAACGAACCGCAAAGGGCGCATAGACGCGATAGCGGCTTCCCGCAGGGTAGGGCGCAAAGAGAAGAAAAGAAGAGAGAACACTTACATAAACCATAATTTTTAAACCAATGGTAGTTGCACAAAAGCCAAATAAAAGTAAAGATATTGAATCTATTTATCCTCTGTCGGCAATGCAAGAGGGGATGTTATTTCATGCTCTGTATGAGCCGGAATCGACGCTCTATTTTGAGCAGTTTCAATTAACTTTGCATGGTAATTTAGATGCAGGTATATTTGAACGTGCTTGGCAAGTTTTAGGGGAGCGACATTCGGTGTTGCGGACTCTTTTTGTTTGGAAGAATCGCAAGCAAGCCGTACAGGTAGTACGCAAACAAGTTAATTTATCTTGGTCTAATTTAGACTGGCGGATGTTATCTCAGCAGGAGCAAGAAATCCGGCTGAATTGGTTTTTAGAGGCAGATAAAAAGCAAGGTTTTGAACTTGACAAAGCTCCCATTATGCGGTGTGCATTAATTTGGGTAACCGATGAAACTTATGAGTTTGTTTGGAGTTTTCATCATTTGCTGCTTGATGGTTGGAGTTGGCCGATTATTTTCAGAGAATTATTTTCTATTTATGAGTCTATTCAAAATGGTAAACAGTTAAATTTAGCTCCGAGTCGTCCTTTTCGTGATTATATTAATTGGTTGCAGCAGCAAGATTTGGCTGGAGCAAAGGCATTTTGGCAAAAGAATCTTCAGGGTTTCTCTGCACCTACACCTTTGATTGTAGAACGAGCGATTGGGCAGAGTTCTCACCAACAACTATATATTGATGTTCTCTCCCAGAATCTATCGGCAAAGACGACAACAGCCTTAAAATCTTTTGCCCAACAGCATCATCTGACACTTGCAACTTTAGTTCAAGCAGCTTGGGCTTTGTTGCTCAGTCGCTATAGTGGCGAGTCTGATGTGGTTTTCGGCACTACTGTCTCTGGTCGTCCTCCGGCTTTATCTGGTGTAGAATCGATGGTGGGAGTGTTTATTAATACTCTGCCAGCACGGGTAAAAATTCCTGAGCAAACCGATTTGTTAACCTGGTTGCAGTTGTTACAAGAAGAGTACATCGAACGAGAACAGTCTTCATACACCCCACTGGTAGATATTCAGGGTGTGAGTGAAGTAGCTCGGACGCAACTTTTATTTGAAAGTTTGGTTGTCATTGAAAATTATCCTATTAATGCAACCTTGCAGCAACTCCCAGGAAATTTAAGTATCGAGGAAATTCAAGATAGAGGGCAAACTAATTATCCTTTGACGGTGGTGGCGATTCCTGGCGAGGAAATGACTGTCAAAATTAATTATGATCGCGATCGCTTCCATGCAGACATAATAGAGCGCATGGCCGGTCATTTCCTCACTTTATTAGAGGGAATTATCGCTAATCCCCATCGCACTCTAGGGGAGTTACCGCTATTAACTCAAGCAGAGAAAAATTTGCTGTTAAGAGAGTGGAATGCAACCGCCGCAGATTATCCCATCAATCGTTGCATTCATCAGTTATTTGAGGAGCAAGTTGCAAACAACCCTCAAGCTTTGGCGGTGGTATACGACAAGCAGCAATTGACATATCAGGAGTTAAACCAGCAAGCCAATAAAATCGCCCACCACTTACAACGTTTAGGTGTGAAACCAGATATCCCAGTGGGTATTTGCGTAGAGCGTTCGCAAGAGGCGATGATTGCTATTTTAGGTACGCTCAAGGCTGGGGGAGTTTGCGTTCCTCTCGATCCGCACTATCCGCCAGAGCGTTTAGCCTTCATGCTCAAGGATTCGCAAGCGCCAGTTGTATTAACTCAATCACGTTGGCGGTCATTACTTGAGGGTAGCTCGGCTCATCATCTAATTATGTTAGATGATGATGGAGACGAAATCAGCAAAGAATCTGCGGAAAATCCATCAATTGAAGTCACTGCTGATAACTTAGCCTACCTAATCTATACTTCTGGTTCTACTGGCACACCCAAAGGAACGATTGTTCCTCATCGCTCGCTCACTAATTTAGTCGCACACCATCAGGCGAAAATGGCTACAGGTGTTGGTGTGCTTCAGTTTGCTTCTTTGAGTTTTGATGTCAGCTATCACGAAATATCTGTGGCTTGGGGCTTTGGCGGCACATTGTATCTAATTCCAGAGTGCGATCGCAAAGATTTAGATAAATTAATCCACTTACTGGCTAACAACCCCATTGGTAAGGTTTTTCTCCCTGTTACCCTGTGGCAGCAATTAGCGGAAATCTACGGAGAACAAGTAGATTTATTTAACAATATTAGGGAAGCGATCGCTTGTGGCGAACAACTGCAAATTACACAGCCAATGATTAAGCTGTTTAAGCGTTTGCCCAATTGTACGCTCTACAATTTCTACGGACCTACAGAAGCAGATTTAGTTACAGCTTATACTTTTAGCCACAACCCAGATGAATGGCCGATTTATCCTCCCATTGGTAAACCAGCCGTCAATGTGCAAGTTTATTTGTTAGACCGCAATCTTCAACCCGTACCAATTGGCGTACCTGGGGAAATCTATGTGAGTGGTGATGGTTTGGCGCGTGGTTACCTCCACCGTCCAGATTTGACCAATCAAAAGTTTCTGCCTAATCCTTTTGCAAGAAGCAGGGGAGCAGGGGAGCATACTTCGACTGCGCTCAGTAACCGGGGGAGCAGGGGGGAAATTCCCTTTTCCGAGCGCCTCTATAAAACAGGGGATTTAGCAAAATACTTGCCAGATGGCAATATAGAGTTTTTGGGACGGATAGATGATTTGGTGAAAGTCCGGGGTTTCCGGGTGGAACTGGGAGAAGTTGAAGCCGTTCTCAGCAGACATCCGCAAATTAACCAAGCGGTAGCAAAAGTGTTTGGGGAAAGTGCTAGGGAAAAATATTTAGTGGCTTACTTTGTGCCAATTCCTGGCGAGACTATCACAGTTGAACAATTGCGAACTTTTTTGAGCGACCAACTGCCAGATTATATGATGCCATCGGCGTTTGTAGAAATGGAATCTTTTCCCCTTACACCCAATGGCAAAGTCAACCGTCGCGCTTTACCAGAACCATCGAACAGCAGACCCCAATTAAGCCAAACTTATGTAGAACCGCGCACACCCACCGAAGAAATTTTAGCGGGAATTTGGCGAGATGTTTTAGGGTTAGAAAAAATTGGCATTTACGATAACTTTTTTGATTTGGGTGGACATTCTTTATTAGCAACTCAGGTGATTGCTTTAACGCGCAAAGCATTTGGCATAGAGTTACCCCTTTTAAGTTTATTTGAATCGCCAGCGATCGCACCTTTAGCCCAAAAAATCGCCACAGCTAACACGCCACATCAACAAGATTTAGCCATCAAACGGATGCCATCGCAAGGCGAGGACATACCAATTTCTTTAACCCAGCTAGAATTGTGGTTTTTTGACCAATTCTATCCCGGCAATCCCATCTATAACTTACCTTTGATTTATCGCATCACAGGTGCGCTGAACGAAACAGCATTAGAAGATAGTTTAAGAGAAATTGTCCGACGACATGAGACATTGCGATCGACTTTTCAAGTTAAAAATGGACAAGTCGTTTATGCGATTGTTGACGAGCCTGTATTCGACTTTTGCGTAATCGATCTGCGTCATATTCCCGCAGCCAAACGCGAAACTCAAGTTAAACAACTGGCTGAGAAAGAACTTAAGCAGCCTTTTGATTTAGCACGCGGGGCGCTATTACGTAGCAAACTGTGGCGTTTGGATGAACAAGAATATTTATTTATTGCTGTTACCCATCATATTGTTGCTGATGGTTGGTCTTTTAGTATCCTCACTCAAGAATTAGCCGAACTTTATGCAGCTTTTTGTGAAGGTAAACCTTCTCCTCTCAAAGAGTTACCTATTACATATAGTGACTTTGCTCAATGGCAAAGACAGTGGTTAAAAGGAGAAGTTTTAGCATCTCAGCTTCAATTTTGGCAAAAGCATTTAGGCATTAGTCCACCAATATTGCAGCTACCAACTGATTATCCTCGTCCGCCAGTACGCACCTTTGAAAGTGCAGGTAAATCAGTAGTAATTTCCCAAAAACTAACCGATGCACTCAAAGCCTTGAATCAACAAGAAGGCGTAACTTTATTTATGACTTTGTTGGCAGCATTTCAAACATTACTTTTTTCTTATACAAGACAAGAAAATATTATTGTCAGTAGTGCTTTAGCCAATCGCACCAGAGTAGAAACAGAGACATTAATTGGTTTCTTTGTTAATTTGCTACCATTCTGCACCAATTTAGGAGGAAACCCCAGCTTCCGGGAATTATTAAGTCGAGTACGTGAAGTAGCTTTGGGTGTTTACGCTCATCAAGAAATGCCCTTAATCAAGCTAATAGAAAAACTCCAGCCAGTGAGAGACCCTAGCTATACATTAATCAATCAAGTAATGTTTGTCTTTCAAAATACTCCAGAAGACAATTTAGAGTTTTCCAATCTGATTTTAAAAGAGGAGTTAATTGCTAAAGATACCAAAGATACCGCAGAGTTTGATTTAGAGTTAACCCTGGAAGAAACATCAACAGGTATTGAAGGATTGCTGGTTTACCGAACAGATTTATTTGCAGATGCGACTATTACCAAAATGGTTGATAATTTCTTGAGTTTGCTAGAAAAAATAACTGTTAATTATAATCAACGTCTGGATGAACTTATCTCGACATTTGAAAAGCCAATTTTGACAAATCAAACTATTACATTACCAATAATAAAGGAATTTGTAAAGCCGCAAAATTCTATCGAAGAAACTGTATTAACTATCTGGCAGGAGGTTTTAAAAAAAGAGCAAATTAGTACTCAAGACAACTTTTTTGAATTAGGAGGTTATTCTGCTCTTGCTCTAGAAGTTAACTGCAAAATACAGTCAGCTTTCAAAGTAGAATTACCTTTAGTAACTCTGTTTGAAAAACCTACTATAGTTCAGCTAGCAGCAGCCATCCAATCAAAATAAATTTATGATGCAATATCGTAGATTCGGGCGAACAGAATTACCCTTGCCAGTCTTTTCTTGCGGCGGAATGCGCTACGCCTATACAGAAGATAAGGAGCTTAATATAGAACAAATTCCAAAGGAAAATCAAAGGAATTTAGAAGCTACTATTCATCGTGCTTTAGAGGTTGGCATTAATCACATCGAAACTGCCCGGCTCTATGGAACTTCGGAGATGCAGTTAGGTGAGGTTTTACCGAAGTTATCTAGAGAAAAAATAATTGTCCAAACTAAGGTTTGTCCAACGTCTGATGCTGACGAATTTTGCCGTTTATTTGATAAATCTTTGGCTTTATTAAAATTAGATTATATTGATTTATTAACCATACATGGCATTAATTATGAGTCACAATTTACAGATACAATGCGTCCCAATGGTTGTCTTGATGTAGCGCGACAATTACAAGCCGAGGGTAAGGTAAAGTTTATTGGCTTTTCTACCCACGCGCCAACGGATTTAATTATTAAAACTATTAATACTAATCAATTCGATTATGTAAATCTACATTGGTACTACATTAATCAATTTAATTGGACTGCTATTGAAGCCGCCACGCGTCACGATATGGGCGTATTTATTATTAGTCCATCTGATAAAGGTGGAATGCTATATAAACCGCCACAAAAGTTATTGGACTTATGCTATCCTCTCAGCCCAATGGCGTTTAATGATTTGTTTTGTTTAAGCCATCCGCAAGTACATACTCTGAGTTTAGGTGCATCAAAACCATCAGATTTTGATGAACATTTGCAAGTGATAGAACTTTTAGATAACGCTGATGAAATATTATTGCCTATTTTAACTCGGTTAGAAACAGCTGCGATCGCCTCTCTCGGAAAGGACTGGTATAGTACCTGGTACATTGGTTTACCCCACTATAGCCAAACTCCCGGTGAAATTAATATTCCCGTTATTTTATGGTTGCGAAATTTAGCGATCGCTTTTGATATGTGGGAATATGCTACAAGGCGTTACAACCACTTAAATAATGCCGATCCTTGGTTTCCTGGTAAGACAGCAGAACGAATTAGAGAATTTAATTTGAGTAATTGTTTGTGTCATAGTCCTCATGCTGACAAAATACCAGCTTTATTAGAAGATGCCCATAGCTTGTTATTTCAAGCTAGTCCCTCACGAAAAAATCTCACAACCAAACATGAAAATCTCTCTTCTCTAGCCCCTAGCCCCTATTTTTCAAGCTAGTTAAAAATAAATTGCGGAGTGGTTGCAAATGTCGTATTTTAAGTTATTACAAAAAAATAAAAAATATACTTTAATACGTCATCGTTGGCTAGTAATTAGCCTAGCTTTAGTAACTGCGATCGCTATAATTATCTCCAGTCAAATCAATTTGACAACTAAAGCAACACCAATATCTCAAATTATTATTTCTGTCCCTACTGAACCCACAACTTTTAATCCTGCTTTGATTCTCGAATCAGCTTATACTTTACTCTTTAACTATGAAGGTTTAGTTAAAGAAAATGGTAGGGGAGAAATTGAACCTTGTCTAGCCCAATCTTGGCAAACTTCATCAAATAAAACACAAGTAATATTCACCCTCCGCAAAGGTTTAAAATGGTCAGATGGTAAACCACTAACTGCGGAAGATGTGGTGTTTACTTACAATGAGATTTATGCCAATCCAGTCATTCCTACTTATGCTAAAGACTTCTTTTTGATTGGTAAAAACCGTACATTTCCCAAAGCACGAAAATTAGATGATTTGCGCGTTAAATTTACATTACCTGAACCATTTGCGCCATTTATTCGGGCGACAAAATTAGAAATTTTACCAGCCCATATATTTAGAGAAAGTGTTAAACAAAAAGACACCGAAGGTAGACCGAAATTTTTATCTACTTGGGGAACAGATACCCCACCAGAAAATATTATTGTCAACGGTCCTTATACAATAGAATCTTATACTCCAAGCCAGCGCATAACTTTTCGTAAAAATCCTTATTATTGGCGTAAAGATGCTCAAGGTAATTCGCAACCTTATATTGAACGTGTCATTGCCCAAATTATTCCTAATCAAGATACTTCTTTAATGCAATTTCGTTCTGGAGGATTAGATTACATTAACGTTAATACAAATTCTTTTTCATTATTAAAACATGAAGAAGACAAAGGAAAGTTTACTATTTATAATGGCGGTCTTTTTGTAGGCTCAAGTGCTATTACTTTTAATCTCAATAAAGGTAGTAGAAATGGTAAATTATTGGTCGATCCCATCAAGTCTCGATGGTTTAATCAAGTCGAATTTAGACAAGCGATCGCTTATGCAATTAACCGCCAACAAATCCTCAATAATATCTATAAAGGACTGGGTCAAATACAAAATTCACCCATTGCTGTACAAAGCAAATACTATTTATCCATTGAAACAGGTTTAAAAATTTATGAATACAACCTCCAAAAAGCCAAAGAACTACTCTTAAAAGCGGGTTTTCAATATAACAACCAAGGCCAATTACTAGACGACCAAGGAAATTTTGTTCGCTTCGCTCTCACAACAAATGCTAGTAATAATATCTTGCAAGCGATGGGAGTTATCATTAAACAAAATTTGCGCGATCTTGGCATAACTGTTGATTTCGAGCCTTTAGCTACTAGCATTTTCGTTAAAAAACTGACTCAAACTTTCGATTGGGAGTGTCAATTACTTGAAGTTGCTGCCG contains the following coding sequences:
- a CDS encoding LysR family transcriptional regulator, yielding MLEFQIEFELHIPTSNNLVIGTLGPAATSSDYASQYIINQLISEEFTVSNQLFDTFLDVKEALLQDKIDLALVPHAYDRINEFYMEPDFELGFIFIYPTPVYGLAKKKDKEAVFNGSRIVTHPAPLPLLKQLLPDTQDQAQIKVDLSPSTSDCAMQVKQGLADFAITNENAAKVYDLEFISTYGNIQMSWSLFQKKRLN
- a CDS encoding ABC transporter substrate-binding protein — encoded protein: MSYFKLLQKNKKYTLIRHRWLVISLALVTAIAIIISSQINLTTKATPISQIIISVPTEPTTFNPALILESAYTLLFNYEGLVKENGRGEIEPCLAQSWQTSSNKTQVIFTLRKGLKWSDGKPLTAEDVVFTYNEIYANPVIPTYAKDFFLIGKNRTFPKARKLDDLRVKFTLPEPFAPFIRATKLEILPAHIFRESVKQKDTEGRPKFLSTWGTDTPPENIIVNGPYTIESYTPSQRITFRKNPYYWRKDAQGNSQPYIERVIAQIIPNQDTSLMQFRSGGLDYINVNTNSFSLLKHEEDKGKFTIYNGGLFVGSSAITFNLNKGSRNGKLLVDPIKSRWFNQVEFRQAIAYAINRQQILNNIYKGLGQIQNSPIAVQSKYYLSIETGLKIYEYNLQKAKELLLKAGFQYNNQGQLLDDQGNFVRFALTTNASNNILQAMGVIIKQNLRDLGITVDFEPLATSIFVKKLTQTFDWECQLLEVAAAQEPNDWANIWLPDAGLHFFNPLSLPGQTPITGREIADWEQKIGDLYMQAVSELDEAKRKAIYAETQRITQEYLPFIYLVNPLSMVAVRNRIQGIEHSALIGTFWNPYDLKLTNNN
- a CDS encoding aldo/keto reductase, with product MQYRRFGRTELPLPVFSCGGMRYAYTEDKELNIEQIPKENQRNLEATIHRALEVGINHIETARLYGTSEMQLGEVLPKLSREKIIVQTKVCPTSDADEFCRLFDKSLALLKLDYIDLLTIHGINYESQFTDTMRPNGCLDVARQLQAEGKVKFIGFSTHAPTDLIIKTINTNQFDYVNLHWYYINQFNWTAIEAATRHDMGVFIISPSDKGGMLYKPPQKLLDLCYPLSPMAFNDLFCLSHPQVHTLSLGASKPSDFDEHLQVIELLDNADEILLPILTRLETAAIASLGKDWYSTWYIGLPHYSQTPGEINIPVILWLRNLAIAFDMWEYATRRYNHLNNADPWFPGKTAERIREFNLSNCLCHSPHADKIPALLEDAHSLLFQASPSRKNLTTKHENLSSLAPSPYFSS
- a CDS encoding SDR family oxidoreductase, with amino-acid sequence MDLGLSQKVALVTGASAGIGYTVAQKLAVEGCHLVICGRNSDRLEQAYQSLVDSSTKIISICADAQNAGDSQKLVQEVITQFGKIDILVNNSEGATFSLEPIENIYDADWENVFERKLMGYIRMTNLVLPTMKSQQWGRIINIIGTSGKEPSSRLVKSGVANAALMNFTKTVATQVAKWNVLVTGVNPGLIDTPRHREYLEVFAEQEGKSVDEIIAGSNKMIPLGRRGLSSEVANLVAFLASECASYITGVTIPVDGGLSTSAF
- a CDS encoding non-ribosomal peptide synthetase; amino-acid sequence: MVVAQKPNKSKDIESIYPLSAMQEGMLFHALYEPESTLYFEQFQLTLHGNLDAGIFERAWQVLGERHSVLRTLFVWKNRKQAVQVVRKQVNLSWSNLDWRMLSQQEQEIRLNWFLEADKKQGFELDKAPIMRCALIWVTDETYEFVWSFHHLLLDGWSWPIIFRELFSIYESIQNGKQLNLAPSRPFRDYINWLQQQDLAGAKAFWQKNLQGFSAPTPLIVERAIGQSSHQQLYIDVLSQNLSAKTTTALKSFAQQHHLTLATLVQAAWALLLSRYSGESDVVFGTTVSGRPPALSGVESMVGVFINTLPARVKIPEQTDLLTWLQLLQEEYIEREQSSYTPLVDIQGVSEVARTQLLFESLVVIENYPINATLQQLPGNLSIEEIQDRGQTNYPLTVVAIPGEEMTVKINYDRDRFHADIIERMAGHFLTLLEGIIANPHRTLGELPLLTQAEKNLLLREWNATAADYPINRCIHQLFEEQVANNPQALAVVYDKQQLTYQELNQQANKIAHHLQRLGVKPDIPVGICVERSQEAMIAILGTLKAGGVCVPLDPHYPPERLAFMLKDSQAPVVLTQSRWRSLLEGSSAHHLIMLDDDGDEISKESAENPSIEVTADNLAYLIYTSGSTGTPKGTIVPHRSLTNLVAHHQAKMATGVGVLQFASLSFDVSYHEISVAWGFGGTLYLIPECDRKDLDKLIHLLANNPIGKVFLPVTLWQQLAEIYGEQVDLFNNIREAIACGEQLQITQPMIKLFKRLPNCTLYNFYGPTEADLVTAYTFSHNPDEWPIYPPIGKPAVNVQVYLLDRNLQPVPIGVPGEIYVSGDGLARGYLHRPDLTNQKFLPNPFARSRGAGEHTSTALSNRGSRGEIPFSERLYKTGDLAKYLPDGNIEFLGRIDDLVKVRGFRVELGEVEAVLSRHPQINQAVAKVFGESAREKYLVAYFVPIPGETITVEQLRTFLSDQLPDYMMPSAFVEMESFPLTPNGKVNRRALPEPSNSRPQLSQTYVEPRTPTEEILAGIWRDVLGLEKIGIYDNFFDLGGHSLLATQVIALTRKAFGIELPLLSLFESPAIAPLAQKIATANTPHQQDLAIKRMPSQGEDIPISLTQLELWFFDQFYPGNPIYNLPLIYRITGALNETALEDSLREIVRRHETLRSTFQVKNGQVVYAIVDEPVFDFCVIDLRHIPAAKRETQVKQLAEKELKQPFDLARGALLRSKLWRLDEQEYLFIAVTHHIVADGWSFSILTQELAELYAAFCEGKPSPLKELPITYSDFAQWQRQWLKGEVLASQLQFWQKHLGISPPILQLPTDYPRPPVRTFESAGKSVVISQKLTDALKALNQQEGVTLFMTLLAAFQTLLFSYTRQENIIVSSALANRTRVETETLIGFFVNLLPFCTNLGGNPSFRELLSRVREVALGVYAHQEMPLIKLIEKLQPVRDPSYTLINQVMFVFQNTPEDNLEFSNLILKEELIAKDTKDTAEFDLELTLEETSTGIEGLLVYRTDLFADATITKMVDNFLSLLEKITVNYNQRLDELISTFEKPILTNQTITLPIIKEFVKPQNSIEETVLTIWQEVLKKEQISTQDNFFELGGYSALALEVNCKIQSAFKVELPLVTLFEKPTIVQLAAAIQSK
- a CDS encoding cupin domain-containing protein; this encodes MSKYFPQPKTIIINSNVELLAFQCEDTVVQLASIPPSATFTLHRHPESQIGMQIKGRLEFNLNGTKEILEPLEQLYVAGANVLHGSTNPFSETALAFDVKRITNLKEPEEAILKVSPIFDKITGFECQSVVGYWFEIIITKIPPKAIIPTRQANGEKMGIVLNGKLVIAIQDEQQQLEYGSVYYAPAEALYGGYNASNETVTLIEILIKPSSYLSFKESFLKTALTAS